A region of Vitis riparia cultivar Riparia Gloire de Montpellier isolate 1030 chromosome 1, EGFV_Vit.rip_1.0, whole genome shotgun sequence DNA encodes the following proteins:
- the LOC117920152 gene encoding 21 kDa protein-like: MKTHTLLFHVALLSAALLFAAAAATPTTYPDNSKAVDFIRTSCNATLYPKLCYTSLSAYANTIQQSPAHLARVAVAISLSRARHMASYVANLSRQADYGAAPRTAAALHDCFSTFGDAIDQIRGSLKQMRQLKVGESFRFQMGNVQTWMSAALTNEDTCTDGFEDAPDGAVKSEVCDRVENVKKFTSNALALVNSYVNKETNATEMP, translated from the coding sequence ATGAAAACACACACCCTTCTCTTCCACGTCGCTCTCCTCTCAGCGGCGTTACTCTTCGCTGCCGCCGCCGCCACCCCCACCACATACCCCGACAACTCCAAAGCTGTCGATTTCATCCGTACAAGCTGCAACGCAACTTTGTATCCAAAACTCTGTTACACCTCCCTCTCCGCCTATGCCAACACCATCCAACAAAGCCCCGCCCACCTGGCCCGCGTCGCAGTTGCTATCAGCCTCTCCAGGGCCCGCCACATGGCCTCCTACGTGGCCAACCTCTCCCGCCAGGCGGACTACGGCGCAGCGCCCCGAACCGCAGCTGCCCTTCATGATTGCTTCTCCACCTTCGGCGACGCCATCGACCAGATTCGCGGCTCTCTCAAACAGATGCGGCAGCTGAAAGTCGGTGAATCGTTTAGGTTTCAGATGGGTAACGTGCAGACGTGGATGAGCGCCGCGCTTACCAACGAGGATACGTGCACCGATGGATTCGAAGACGCGCCAGACGGCGCCGTGAAATCGGAAGTATGCGATCGGGTTGAGAATGTGAAGAAGTTCACCAGCAATGCGCTTGCCCTAGTTAATAGTTATGTGAACAAGGAAACTAACGCTACGGAAATGCCTTGA
- the LOC117914851 gene encoding protein PLANT CADMIUM RESISTANCE 2-like, with amino-acid sequence MATGIPIISTGNLQPGTEVPWSTCLCGCCSDVANCCITCWCPCITFGQIAEIVDKGTVSCCASGAAYTALACLTGGACFFSCFYRTKLRKQFRLKGSPCSDCLVHCCCETCSLWQEYRELTRRGFDMSLGCEGNMAGQNRGLAMAPVVEGVMRR; translated from the exons ATGGCCACGGGTATTCCGATTATCTCCACCGGCAATCTTCAACCTGGAACTGAGGTCCCTTGGTCCACCTGTCTTTGTGGTTGTTGCTCCGACGTCGCAAATT GTTGTATTACATGCTGGTGTCCGTGCATTACTTTTGGGCAGATCGCTGAGATTGTTGATAAAGGAACGGTCA GTTGTTGTGCAAGCGGCGCCGCTTACACAGCACTTGCATGTCTCACGGGTGGTGCCTGTTTCTTCTCCTGCTTCTACCGCACCAAATTGAGGAAGCAGTTCAGGTTGAAAGGGAGCCCTTGTTCAGACTGCCTTGTTCATTGCTGCTGCGAGACATGTTCTCTGTGGCAGGAGTACCGCGAGCTCACTCGCCGTGGTTTCGACATGTCCCTGG GATGTGAAGGAAATATGGCGGGACAGAATCGTGGACTGGCGATGGCTCCCGTGGTGGAAGGAGTCATGCGGCGCTAG